The following proteins are encoded in a genomic region of Haloarcula marina:
- the nucS gene encoding endonuclease NucS, whose translation MTADSAVETLSYPAPDTARDLVARAFDRGAMVTLFGRCSVEYEGRAASSLAPGDRHVTLKPDGAALVHTDEGQQPVNWQPPGCDHSVAVADESLVVRSERTTPEEELEIVFETVAHAAAFDVTDPEELAVTGTEADLKERVLDSPDLVESGFTPLATERETPAGAVDVYGEDAAGRTVVVELKRRRVGPDAVGQLDRYVDALRRDLHADTEVRGILVAPSVTDRARQLLAEKGLEFVSLEPP comes from the coding sequence GTGACAGCCGACAGCGCCGTCGAGACGTTGAGTTATCCCGCCCCCGACACCGCGCGGGACCTCGTCGCGCGGGCGTTCGACCGCGGGGCGATGGTGACGCTGTTCGGCCGCTGTAGCGTCGAGTACGAGGGTCGGGCGGCCAGTTCGCTCGCTCCGGGCGACCGACACGTGACGCTGAAACCCGACGGGGCCGCGCTGGTCCACACCGACGAGGGCCAGCAACCGGTGAACTGGCAACCGCCGGGATGTGACCACAGCGTCGCGGTGGCAGACGAGTCGCTGGTGGTCCGCTCCGAGCGAACCACGCCGGAAGAGGAACTGGAAATCGTCTTCGAGACGGTGGCCCACGCCGCGGCGTTCGACGTGACTGACCCGGAGGAACTGGCGGTCACCGGGACCGAAGCGGACCTGAAAGAGCGCGTGCTGGACTCGCCGGACCTCGTCGAATCGGGCTTCACGCCCCTGGCGACCGAACGGGAGACGCCCGCGGGCGCTGTCGACGTTTACGGGGAGGACGCGGCCGGGCGGACCGTCGTCGTCGAACTCAAGCGCCGACGGGTAGGGCCAGACGCCGTCGGCCAACTGGACCGGTACGTGGACGCCCTCCGGCGTGACCTACACGCCGACACCGAAGTCCGTGGCATCCTCGTCGCGCCGTCGGTGACCGACCGCGCGCGACAACTGCTGGCGGAGAAGGGGTTGGAGTTCGTTTCGCTGGAACCGCCCTGA
- a CDS encoding HalOD1 output domain-containing protein: MALADHHIGSESSEPPLVTQTPESTETISATVVRAVAAVDGRPVETLPPLMDAVDPDALDALFENTEFGEMAFVYADHRIVVSADPVVAVY, encoded by the coding sequence ATGGCATTGGCAGACCACCACATCGGGTCCGAGTCCTCCGAACCTCCCCTCGTGACGCAGACGCCCGAGTCCACGGAAACTATCTCGGCTACCGTCGTCCGTGCCGTCGCGGCGGTCGACGGTAGACCGGTCGAAACCCTCCCACCACTCATGGACGCCGTCGACCCGGACGCCCTCGACGCCCTGTTCGAGAACACGGAATTCGGCGAAATGGCGTTCGTCTACGCCGACCACCGCATCGTCGTCTCGGCAGACCCCGTCGTCGCCGTCTACTGA